CAGAAAAAACAGACTGCTATTGCCGATGAAAAAGGAAATTATGCATTGAAACTTTCTGAAGACGGGAATTACAGGATAAAATTGGTACAGGATGGAGCAGAAATATCGGAAATCAATGTTACTGTTAAAGGTGATGTAAAAAAAGACTTTTTCATTGAACCTCAAAAAGAGAAACAGCTTGAAGGAGTAACTCTTACGGCCAGAAAAAAACTGATTGAAAGAAAAGCGGACAGATTGGTTTTTAATGTCACCAACTCTGTGGCTTCTCAGGGAATGGATGGAGCAGATGCACTGGCTACCACTCCGTTAGTAAAGATCGATGAAAATACCGGAGTTTCTATTGTTGGAAAAAGTGGGGTATCGGTTATGATTAATGATAGAATACTCAATCTTTCTTCAACCGAACTTATTACTTATCTTAAAAGTTTAAGGTCAGAAAATATAGAAAAGATAGAAGTAATTACCGCTCCTCCGGCTAAATATGAAGCCCAGGGGAATAGTGGTCTTATTAATATTGTTCTGAAGAAAAATCAAAATCTTGGTTGGAGTGGAAGTCTTACCACAAGCTTCCAACAACAGACTTATTCTGGTTTTTCAAACAGTGCAACGATCAATTATCAAAATGAAAAACTACGTTCCTCATTAAAGTTGAGACAAAGCAAATACCAAAAACATTCTTTTGAAAACTACAAGATAACGGGAACAGAAGGACTTAAAAGCCATGATGACAGGAAAGATTTTGGAGATGTATTAGGAGCCAATCTGAGTGTCGATTATCAGCTCAATGGAAAATCAAATGTAGGTTTTATTTATGATTATGGATTTGGACATTCCAATATGGACATAGAGAATACTTCAGATTACTTTCAGAATGATCAGTATACCAATACGCTTTCTACTTATGCTGAACATAGAGGGAAATCTGCACAACATACAATAAGTGCTTATTATGACTTTAAGTTTGGAAAACAGGATAATAAATTGAGTATTACCGGAAATTATTTTTCCAATCTTCCTGAAACGACCATAGATTTTACAACGGTAGAAAACTCTGGAAATGAATTTGTTGTGAAATCTCCATCAATGGTGGATTATAAAATTTATTCCGGACAAGCAGATCTTACCCTGCCTTATGAATTTGCCAAAACAGAAGCTGGAATAAAATTTACCAATTTTGATAATAATTCAAGCATCTTTTACCAAAACTTTGAGAATGGAAGCTATGTAACAGATGTTTCGAAGAGTAATGAATTTAAGTATAATGAGAAAAATTATGCCGCTTATTTCAGTCTTGAGAAATCCTTCAATGAAAAATGGTCGGCAAAAGTGGGGCTTCGCTATGAGTATTCTACGGTGAATGGACACTCTCTTACTTCCGGCCAGCAGTCAGAAAATTCTTATGGCAAGTTTTTCCCGACTGCTTATGTGAGTTATAAAAGTGATGAAAACAATACATTCAGTCTTAATTATTCCAAAAGGATCAACAGGCCAGGGTTCCGTGCGATTAATCCATATCGCTGGTATATCAATGTAAACTCATACTTTACAGGAAATCCTTTTTTACAGCCTTCTATTAATCATAATTTTGAATTTTCTCATGTCTATAAAGGGAAATTATCAACCACGCTTTATTTTCAAAGAACATTGGAAGGTTTTGGTCAATTGGCCAGTCTGTCCGGAGAAAGCAGAACAAGTACTTTCTTCAATTACTATACCCAAAACAGCATAGGTGCTACCATAAACTATTCGGATACTTTTTTCAAACGTTGGGAAACCAATTATTCTGCAGATCTATCTTATACGGATATGGGTGTTTTTACTACTGATGCTTCTTCTAAAAAAGGATATGGTTATGATTTTGATATTCAGAATAATATCTCAATTAATGAAAGGAAAACAGTTCAACTTATTGCCAATTACTGGTTCCGCTTACCTTCCAACTCGGGAAATATACGTTGGGATTTTGTAGGGAATTTTACAGCAGGATTAAAAATGAATCTGATGGATAAAAACTTACAGCTTAATGTGATCGTGTCAGATATTTTTAAGCAGTCAAGAAGTAAAGGAGAGATTTATTATACTACAGGATCTCATTATTTCAATAACTACTATGATGCAAGAAGACTTACTGTATCTGCGACTTATACTTTCGGAAATAAGAAGGTGAAAGGAACAAGTCGTAATGTGAAGTTTGATGAAAAAAATAGAGCGAATTAAGTAAGTCTGGAAGCTGGAAGAGGGAGGATAGAAGTTCTGTCAGGTTATGGGGAGTTGGAAGTTTTTTG
This is a stretch of genomic DNA from Chryseobacterium tructae. It encodes these proteins:
- a CDS encoding TonB-dependent receptor domain-containing protein, with product MNKILLSAVILLPTALFSQTIAGKITQTGKAASYVEVIAIKDQKKQTAIADEKGNYALKLSEDGNYRIKLVQDGAEISEINVTVKGDVKKDFFIEPQKEKQLEGVTLTARKKLIERKADRLVFNVTNSVASQGMDGADALATTPLVKIDENTGVSIVGKSGVSVMINDRILNLSSTELITYLKSLRSENIEKIEVITAPPAKYEAQGNSGLINIVLKKNQNLGWSGSLTTSFQQQTYSGFSNSATINYQNEKLRSSLKLRQSKYQKHSFENYKITGTEGLKSHDDRKDFGDVLGANLSVDYQLNGKSNVGFIYDYGFGHSNMDIENTSDYFQNDQYTNTLSTYAEHRGKSAQHTISAYYDFKFGKQDNKLSITGNYFSNLPETTIDFTTVENSGNEFVVKSPSMVDYKIYSGQADLTLPYEFAKTEAGIKFTNFDNNSSIFYQNFENGSYVTDVSKSNEFKYNEKNYAAYFSLEKSFNEKWSAKVGLRYEYSTVNGHSLTSGQQSENSYGKFFPTAYVSYKSDENNTFSLNYSKRINRPGFRAINPYRWYINVNSYFTGNPFLQPSINHNFEFSHVYKGKLSTTLYFQRTLEGFGQLASLSGESRTSTFFNYYTQNSIGATINYSDTFFKRWETNYSADLSYTDMGVFTTDASSKKGYGYDFDIQNNISINERKTVQLIANYWFRLPSNSGNIRWDFVGNFTAGLKMNLMDKNLQLNVIVSDIFKQSRSKGEIYYTTGSHYFNNYYDARRLTVSATYTFGNKKVKGTSRNVKFDEKNRAN